In Prochlorococcus marinus XMU1411, one genomic interval encodes:
- a CDS encoding ArnT family glycosyltransferase, producing MIFLNSKKRLLNSTIVLISGIIIFILGLGTTGLVDETPPLFAAAARAMSESGDWITPKVNGMFRFDKPPLIYWLMGFFYSLPKNEIWDSFGTLSARLPSALGSLFLMLMIGDTLFCWPQKSDRQFLTPIVASLAFALSPLIIIWSRTAVSDALLTGTLGISLLLFWRRMASENNDQCISAWVFLGFAILTKGPVAFVLALLTITSFLFSQKNWKPLLCKINPKKGFLITILISVPWYILELIKEGKPFWDNFFGYHNFQRYTSVVNNHAEPFWFFLYIMILASLPFTPFLYHGIFKAIKNLLKSSKESCNVTETLNTYSLCWLTSVLIFFSLSATKLPSYWLPAIPAAAILISNSFINLKNSSKSYLYLWFFNILILFGVSMAFFFSNNWLSSINDPEMPNLASELISSGIIFKAKLFFSSFTILSLILFSLKSKYILLYLQILLLIGQSFLMFPIRKLADTSRQLPLRHISKLILDIREGRETLAMIGIRKPSLHYYSRQIVFYEPNTEVGLINLSDRLNTDRRKNYEDQPDFEYKTLLVVIDEYSSRGKQWSKINHQKLGKFGIYNLWRIQKSDLNKYSKFLVNSGYKSDWKNRKVEKF from the coding sequence ATGATTTTTCTGAACTCAAAAAAAAGGCTTTTAAACTCAACAATAGTTTTAATTTCAGGAATCATTATATTTATTTTAGGTTTAGGTACTACAGGACTGGTGGATGAAACGCCACCTTTATTTGCAGCTGCGGCAAGGGCAATGAGTGAATCTGGTGATTGGATAACTCCAAAGGTCAATGGAATGTTCCGCTTTGATAAGCCTCCATTAATATATTGGCTAATGGGTTTTTTTTACTCATTACCGAAAAACGAGATCTGGGATAGTTTTGGGACACTCTCAGCAAGACTTCCTTCGGCCTTGGGATCATTATTTTTAATGTTGATGATTGGAGATACTTTGTTTTGTTGGCCACAGAAGAGTGATAGGCAATTCCTCACTCCAATAGTTGCATCATTAGCCTTTGCTTTGTCTCCACTAATAATTATCTGGAGTAGAACTGCGGTGAGTGATGCCCTTTTAACTGGAACCTTAGGGATTAGCCTGCTTTTATTTTGGAGAAGAATGGCAAGTGAAAATAATGACCAATGTATTTCAGCGTGGGTATTTTTAGGTTTTGCAATTTTAACTAAAGGACCAGTTGCATTTGTTCTGGCATTATTGACTATTACATCGTTCTTGTTTAGTCAGAAGAATTGGAAACCGTTGCTCTGTAAAATAAATCCTAAGAAAGGTTTTTTAATAACAATACTTATAAGTGTTCCATGGTACATATTAGAACTCATAAAAGAGGGAAAGCCTTTTTGGGACAATTTTTTTGGTTACCATAATTTTCAAAGATATACCTCAGTTGTAAATAATCATGCAGAACCATTCTGGTTTTTTCTTTACATAATGATATTGGCTTCGTTACCATTCACTCCTTTTTTGTATCACGGGATATTCAAAGCTATTAAGAATTTATTGAAAAGTTCAAAAGAAAGTTGCAATGTCACTGAGACCCTTAATACCTATTCTCTATGTTGGTTAACATCGGTTTTAATTTTCTTTAGCCTTTCTGCTACAAAACTACCAAGCTATTGGCTGCCAGCAATTCCAGCAGCGGCAATCTTAATTAGTAATAGCTTTATAAACTTAAAAAATTCCAGTAAAAGTTATCTATATTTATGGTTTTTTAATATTTTAATTTTGTTTGGTGTTTCAATGGCATTCTTTTTCTCAAATAATTGGTTAAGTTCAATTAATGATCCTGAAATGCCTAATCTTGCGTCTGAACTAATAAGCTCTGGGATAATTTTCAAAGCCAAATTATTCTTTTCTTCATTTACAATTCTTTCATTAATTTTATTTTCTTTAAAATCCAAATATATCCTTCTTTATCTTCAAATTTTACTTTTAATTGGACAATCTTTTTTGATGTTCCCAATTAGAAAATTAGCAGATACTTCAAGACAATTACCCTTAAGGCATATCTCAAAATTAATTTTAGATATTCGAGAGGGGAGGGAAACTTTAGCAATGATCGGGATAAGAAAACCATCATTACATTATTATTCTAGGCAAATAGTTTTTTATGAACCAAACACTGAAGTTGGATTAATTAATCTGTCAGACAGGCTAAATACTGATAGGAGAAAAAATTATGAGGATCAACCCGATTTTGAATACAAAACTCTATTGGTCGTAATAGATGAATACTCCTCCCGCGGGAAGCAATGGTCAAAAATTAATCATCAAAAATTAGGCAAATTTGGGATTTATAATTTATGGCGAATTCAAAAAAGCGATTTAAATAAGTATTCAAAATTTCTAGTGAATAGTGGTTATAAATCTGACTGGAAAAATAGAAAAGTTGAAAAATTTTAA
- a CDS encoding glycosyltransferase family 4 protein, which yields MRIVLISTPIGFLGSGKGGGVELTLNSLVSGLLSLGHSVEVIAPKNSKLYESNEKAKLHLIDGEDQISWQHQNYNSPVSIPDNSLLAGMLEKGLDIAKKADVLLNMSYDWLPIWMTLNVEIPIAHIISMGTESSAICNLISKVHSKFPYNFAFHSKIQADDYPFINKPIIIGNGFKLDNYIFQDSVKGPLGWVGRVAPEKGLEDAVYVAKELGENLKVWGVKEDETYASKIEQSFPKGTIDWKGFLPTNELQKELGKCRVLLNTPKWNEAYGNVVVEALACGVPVVAYKRGGPSEIIKHGQTGYLADPDDKKNMLSYVKIIEKIKRKKCREWVEKNASTDIFANKVVNWLNKVIIEYK from the coding sequence ATGCGAATAGTTCTGATTAGTACTCCAATAGGTTTTTTGGGAAGCGGCAAAGGTGGAGGCGTTGAATTAACTTTAAACTCCTTGGTTTCAGGCTTGCTTTCTTTGGGACACTCCGTTGAGGTGATAGCACCTAAAAATTCTAAATTATATGAAAGTAATGAAAAAGCAAAATTACATCTCATCGATGGTGAAGATCAAATTAGTTGGCAGCATCAAAATTATAATTCTCCCGTAAGTATCCCAGATAATTCACTTCTAGCTGGCATGCTTGAAAAAGGATTAGATATTGCTAAAAAGGCAGATGTTTTATTAAACATGTCTTATGATTGGTTGCCTATTTGGATGACTTTAAATGTAGAGATACCAATTGCGCACATTATTAGTATGGGTACTGAGAGTTCAGCAATATGTAATTTAATCTCAAAGGTACATTCTAAATTTCCATATAATTTTGCTTTTCATTCAAAAATACAAGCTGATGATTATCCATTTATAAATAAACCAATAATTATTGGTAATGGTTTTAAATTAGATAATTATATTTTTCAAGATTCAGTAAAGGGACCCTTGGGGTGGGTTGGAAGAGTAGCACCAGAGAAAGGTTTAGAGGATGCTGTTTATGTTGCAAAAGAACTTGGCGAAAATCTAAAAGTTTGGGGAGTTAAAGAAGATGAGACCTATGCCTCAAAGATAGAACAATCTTTTCCTAAAGGAACTATAGATTGGAAGGGTTTTTTACCAACTAATGAATTACAAAAAGAACTTGGCAAATGTAGGGTTTTACTAAATACACCTAAGTGGAATGAGGCATATGGGAACGTAGTCGTTGAAGCTTTAGCCTGTGGGGTGCCAGTTGTAGCATATAAAAGGGGTGGACCAAGTGAAATTATTAAACATGGGCAAACAGGGTATCTTGCTGATCCTGATGATAAAAAAAATATGCTTTCCTATGTAAAGATTATTGAAAAAATAAAGCGTAAGAAATGTAGAGAATGGGTAGAAAAAAATGCCTCTACAGATATATTTGCTAACAAGGTTGTGAACTGGCTTAATAAGGTAATCATTGAATATAAATAA
- a CDS encoding DMT family transporter: MNSILNWFLMILPFALWGTSMAAMTPLVSSAGPEFVASLRLLPAGILVLITTYLLKRDPKIYRCDLKWFFVFTIVDATFFQLFLTYGIEKTGAGLGSVLIDSQPLLVAILARVIFGNIINPIGWLGFLFGLGGIVFLGVPQEFLSNWWLMSDTSITDVSFNFGELWMLAASLAMALGTILIRFTCTKSDPVAVTGWHMILGSIPLIIKHCLQSNFQIIPDWSIFDWGLMSFASIFGGAIAYGLFFYFANNKEITGFSTLAFLTPVFALLSGGVWLNERLTFVQWIGVVFVLISVFFVSQRRSLWEDKFTDNTI, translated from the coding sequence ATGAATTCAATCCTAAATTGGTTTTTAATGATACTCCCTTTTGCACTTTGGGGTACTTCTATGGCGGCTATGACTCCCTTAGTATCTAGTGCTGGACCAGAGTTTGTGGCTTCTTTAAGATTACTCCCTGCAGGAATTCTTGTTCTAATTACAACATATTTGTTAAAAAGAGATCCGAAAATTTATAGGTGCGATTTGAAGTGGTTTTTTGTTTTTACAATTGTAGATGCTACTTTTTTTCAGTTGTTTTTAACTTATGGGATTGAAAAAACTGGTGCAGGTCTAGGCTCTGTATTGATTGATTCTCAACCGCTTTTGGTAGCTATTTTGGCAAGGGTAATTTTTGGGAATATAATAAATCCAATAGGATGGTTGGGCTTTCTTTTTGGCTTAGGAGGAATAGTATTCTTAGGAGTTCCACAAGAATTTCTAAGCAATTGGTGGTTAATGTCAGATACTTCAATAACTGATGTGTCTTTTAACTTTGGAGAGCTCTGGATGCTTGCAGCTTCTCTTGCTATGGCCCTTGGGACTATTTTAATTAGATTCACCTGTACCAAAAGTGATCCAGTTGCAGTCACAGGTTGGCACATGATTTTAGGGAGCATCCCCTTGATTATTAAACATTGCTTGCAATCAAATTTTCAAATAATTCCAGATTGGTCAATATTTGATTGGGGACTTATGTCATTTGCAAGTATTTTCGGGGGAGCAATAGCTTATGGATTGTTTTTCTACTTTGCTAATAATAAAGAAATAACTGGATTTAGTACTCTTGCATTTTTAACTCCTGTATTTGCTCTTCTGAGTGGAGGCGTTTGGTTAAATGAAAGACTTACTTTTGTTCAATGGATAGGGGTTGTTTTTGTTCTTATCTCGGTATTTTTCGTAAGCCAAAGAAGGTCTCTATGGGAAGATAAATTCACCGACAATACAATTTAA
- the sppA gene encoding signal peptide peptidase SppA — translation MIWPFRRKSKKRMARIVIDEPITSSTRVSVLKALKQIEDREFPALIVRIDSPGGTVGDSQEIYSAIKRLKDKGCKVIASFGNISASGGVYIGVASDKIVANPGTITGSIGVIIRGNNLSELLDKVGIKFETVKSGVFKDILSPDKALSEEGRELLQGLIDESYKQFTEAVAEGRNLPVQEVKKFADGRIFTGTQAKELGLVDEVGDEVDARLLAAKMVKIDPKIEPLTFGKKKKKILGLIPGSRIIEKVINNILFELDSSNKILWLYKP, via the coding sequence ATGATTTGGCCTTTTAGACGAAAGTCAAAAAAAAGAATGGCTCGTATTGTAATTGATGAGCCGATTACAAGTTCAACAAGAGTTTCTGTCCTTAAAGCTCTTAAACAAATTGAGGATAGAGAATTTCCTGCTTTAATCGTGAGAATTGATTCGCCAGGAGGTACTGTTGGGGATAGCCAAGAAATATACTCTGCTATTAAAAGATTAAAAGATAAAGGATGTAAAGTTATTGCAAGTTTTGGGAACATATCAGCTTCTGGAGGTGTTTACATTGGTGTAGCATCTGACAAAATAGTTGCTAATCCTGGAACAATTACAGGATCTATTGGTGTGATTATAAGAGGTAATAATTTATCTGAATTATTAGATAAAGTTGGGATAAAATTTGAGACTGTCAAAAGCGGTGTATTTAAAGATATACTTTCTCCAGATAAAGCTCTAAGCGAAGAAGGTAGAGAACTTCTTCAAGGGCTTATAGATGAAAGCTACAAACAATTTACCGAAGCTGTTGCTGAAGGAAGAAATTTACCTGTTCAAGAAGTAAAGAAATTTGCCGACGGAAGGATTTTTACAGGGACGCAAGCGAAAGAATTAGGACTCGTTGATGAAGTTGGAGATGAGGTTGATGCAAGGCTACTTGCAGCAAAAATGGTTAAAATTGATCCTAAAATTGAACCCTTGACATTTGGAAAGAAAAAAAAGAAGATTCTTGGACTAATCCCTGGAAGTAGAATTATTGAAAAAGTTATCAATAATATCTTGTTTGAGCTAGATTCTTCTAATAAAATACTTTGGTTATATAAGCCCTAA
- the aroH gene encoding chorismate mutase: protein MQVDYKTTFIRGATTASGNSVKEIEVAVVELMDELILRNNLIKTNILSITFTSTKDLDACFPASIARRFNGLDSVAFLDCQQMYVFNDVDFCIRIMAQVLLPPNYPVKHPYLRGASKLRPDRC, encoded by the coding sequence ATGCAAGTTGATTATAAAACTACATTTATTCGAGGAGCGACAACTGCATCTGGGAATTCCGTTAAGGAAATAGAAGTTGCTGTGGTGGAATTAATGGATGAATTAATTTTACGCAACAATTTAATAAAGACAAACATATTATCTATAACATTCACTTCAACAAAAGATTTGGATGCATGTTTCCCTGCTTCAATTGCGAGGAGATTTAATGGACTAGATTCAGTAGCATTTCTAGATTGTCAACAAATGTATGTTTTTAATGATGTCGATTTTTGTATAAGAATAATGGCTCAAGTTTTATTACCTCCAAATTATCCTGTCAAACATCCTTATTTAAGGGGTGCTTCAAAATTAAGGCCAGATAGATGTTAA
- a CDS encoding DUF2808 domain-containing protein has translation MLKKTKKTALNFKTLKFLLIPAILFSTPIFNIIQDAKAGLEFQWNQDSGFRRLKWLQRDGRKGFRNKIYFFLKPSDRQTDLLKINLAIPKPFKSTLKKEKISLCKVRIGGFESRTKCLEDIPADIEINTDESSLRSVNIYPYSPIPSNKESYAILLKVFNPKKSGLYQFHSYGQPKGESVSTYLGSWTIVID, from the coding sequence ATGTTAAAAAAAACTAAGAAAACTGCATTAAATTTTAAAACTTTAAAATTTCTCCTTATTCCAGCAATTTTATTCTCAACGCCAATTTTCAATATTATCCAAGATGCTAAGGCAGGTTTAGAATTTCAATGGAACCAAGACTCTGGCTTCAGAAGGTTAAAGTGGCTTCAAAGAGATGGAAGAAAAGGATTTAGAAATAAAATATATTTTTTCTTGAAACCATCTGATAGACAAACTGATCTTTTAAAAATAAATCTGGCCATCCCGAAACCCTTTAAGTCAACATTAAAAAAAGAAAAAATAAGTTTATGTAAGGTAAGAATTGGAGGTTTTGAAAGTCGTACTAAATGCTTAGAAGATATTCCAGCTGATATTGAAATTAATACTGATGAATCATCCTTACGTTCAGTAAACATATACCCCTATAGCCCAATTCCCTCAAATAAAGAAAGTTATGCAATTCTCTTAAAAGTCTTTAATCCAAAAAAATCAGGCCTCTATCAATTCCATTCATATGGTCAACCAAAAGGGGAATCAGTTTCAACTTATTTAGGAAGCTGGACTATAGTGATAGATTAA
- the rpmH gene encoding 50S ribosomal protein L34, with amino-acid sequence MTKRTFGGTSRKRKRVSGFRVRMRSHTGRRVIKSRRQKGRERIAV; translated from the coding sequence ATGACTAAAAGAACTTTTGGCGGAACTTCAAGAAAAAGAAAACGTGTATCTGGTTTTAGAGTAAGAATGCGTTCTCATACTGGTAGAAGAGTTATTAAAAGTAGAAGACAAAAAGGTAGAGAAAGAATAGCGGTTTAA
- the rnpA gene encoding ribonuclease P protein component: MALPKSMRLKGHRTFNYIHKNSTKLHGNLMTFKLAISNPEILLSHKLTNSSNNLRVAIAISKKFSKKAVVRNKVRRILQEWLLTNIQKINTHKPYWLLVNLKVGNSCDDKNRLLEEFQNLMFKSNLIK, encoded by the coding sequence ATGGCCCTACCTAAAAGTATGCGCTTAAAAGGTCATCGGACTTTTAATTATATTCATAAAAATTCCACAAAATTACATGGGAATTTAATGACTTTTAAGTTAGCAATATCAAATCCAGAAATACTCTTATCTCATAAACTCACAAATTCATCAAATAATTTGAGAGTAGCAATTGCCATTAGTAAAAAATTTTCAAAAAAAGCTGTAGTAAGAAATAAAGTGAGAAGAATCTTGCAAGAGTGGCTATTAACAAACATTCAAAAAATTAATACTCACAAACCTTATTGGTTACTTGTTAACCTTAAAGTTGGAAATTCCTGCGATGATAAAAATAGACTTTTGGAGGAATTTCAAAATTTAATGTTCAAATCTAATCTAATAAAATGA
- a CDS encoding PH domain-containing protein, producing MNNMSEETFYEGGPAKSDLIINLLAGITILGLPFTFAAIVRALWLRYRITNKRITIDGGWFGKNKTQVSLSNIEEIRSIPRGFGSYGDMVLILNDGSKVEMKSLPLFREKQKFIEENIIKRSQSLNFKEVEGFATKS from the coding sequence ATGAATAATATGAGTGAAGAAACCTTTTACGAAGGTGGTCCTGCAAAAAGTGATTTAATCATAAATCTTTTAGCGGGGATAACTATTCTTGGTTTGCCATTTACCTTCGCTGCAATAGTCAGAGCATTGTGGTTAAGGTATAGAATCACAAATAAGAGAATTACTATAGATGGTGGATGGTTTGGCAAAAACAAAACTCAAGTATCATTAAGCAACATAGAAGAAATTAGATCCATTCCAAGAGGATTTGGATCATATGGTGATATGGTCCTTATACTTAACGATGGATCAAAGGTTGAAATGAAATCATTACCACTATTCAGAGAAAAGCAAAAATTTATTGAAGAAAATATAATCAAAAGATCACAATCTCTTAATTTTAAAGAGGTAGAAGGATTTGCTACTAAATCCTAA
- the yidC gene encoding membrane protein insertase YidC, giving the protein MIGFISEKLLIPILDFFYGLVPSYGLAIVALTVVIRIALFPLSAGSIRSARRMKIAQPVMQKKQAEIKSKFSGDPKKQQEELGKLMNEFGSPLAGCLPLIVQMPVLFALFATLRGSPFADVPYNINLKVVPQEQVAAIDPKPYKSPRHSIFITEKSHFPVIATIPNGTKLGTEESIKINLQTTNGTSYSEVLSKYDNGSKFLPTWKVSKGSENLKISQDGTVTAIKPGDATIEAKIPGLAAKSGFLFIKALGQVGFYVDGSINWDIATLVGAFGLTLLLSQVLSSQGMPANPQQSTANKITPVMITGMFLFFPLPAGVLLYMVVANIFQAFQTFLLNKEALPDNLQKILDQQLLAKDEVITTSASTISEKRLPFEPNSKK; this is encoded by the coding sequence GTGATAGGGTTCATTTCTGAAAAACTACTTATCCCGATCCTAGACTTTTTCTACGGTTTAGTTCCAAGTTATGGTTTAGCAATTGTTGCATTAACAGTTGTAATAAGAATTGCACTTTTCCCATTAAGCGCTGGTTCCATAAGAAGTGCAAGAAGGATGAAGATTGCCCAACCAGTAATGCAAAAAAAACAAGCAGAAATTAAATCTAAGTTCTCAGGTGATCCAAAGAAACAGCAAGAAGAATTAGGAAAACTAATGAATGAGTTTGGCAGCCCCCTCGCTGGTTGTCTGCCTTTAATAGTACAGATGCCTGTTCTATTTGCATTATTCGCAACATTAAGAGGTTCGCCTTTCGCTGATGTACCTTATAACATAAACTTAAAGGTTGTTCCACAGGAGCAAGTTGCAGCTATTGATCCAAAACCTTATAAATCTCCAAGACACTCAATATTTATAACGGAAAAATCCCATTTCCCTGTCATAGCGACTATACCTAACGGTACAAAATTAGGGACAGAAGAATCAATAAAAATAAATTTGCAAACAACAAATGGTACTAGCTACTCAGAAGTTTTATCCAAATACGATAATGGATCAAAATTTCTTCCTACTTGGAAGGTTTCAAAAGGATCAGAAAATCTAAAAATTTCCCAAGACGGTACAGTAACTGCAATTAAACCAGGGGATGCAACAATTGAAGCAAAAATCCCAGGTCTAGCGGCAAAAAGTGGTTTTCTTTTTATTAAAGCTCTTGGACAAGTTGGTTTTTATGTTGATGGATCTATCAACTGGGATATTGCTACATTAGTTGGTGCTTTTGGATTAACCCTACTTCTCTCTCAAGTTTTGTCTAGTCAGGGGATGCCTGCAAACCCTCAGCAATCTACCGCTAACAAAATCACACCTGTCATGATAACTGGAATGTTTTTGTTTTTCCCTCTTCCAGCAGGCGTATTACTATATATGGTTGTTGCTAATATATTTCAGGCATTTCAGACCTTCCTTCTTAATAAAGAAGCTCTTCCTGATAATCTTCAGAAAATTTTGGACCAACAATTATTGGCAAAAGATGAAGTAATAACAACTTCTGCTTCAACTATCTCAGAGAAAAGACTGCCTTTTGAACCTAACAGTAAAAAATAG
- a CDS encoding AAA family ATPase, giving the protein MNSWCKNLELLIKSRTSLIWIRTKEEERLEKLINFSCERLNIKRFVCWDCVNGIKGLVNEDGKFSNNPLGVLDWLRRQSPEVSTVLLVKDFHKFYDDPSINRTIKELSSELKQTSHNLIISSHLFPSSEDLDELMTIINLPLPDQKELKNLIKKIAINTNSDLEEQDLNELSIASSGLTEIKVKQVTAKALAQRGKISKKDIKDILEEKKQVIARSEILEFFEAKSSQDDIGGLNVLKVWLNQRFRAFSKEARDYGLPIPKGVLLVGAQGTGKSLTAKSISKSWSMPLLRLDVGRLFSSLVGSSEARTRETISRAEAMSPCILWIDEIDKGFGGDARSDGGTSQRVLASLLTWMAEKESAVFVIATANAIDKLPAELLRKGRFDEIFFLDLPNSKERLSILDLHLKKRRPSYNFPLSTIVDRTDGFSGAELEQAVIEGMHISFSENRELMEKDLIKAVSELVPLSRTAKEQIDLLKEWSSTGRARSAS; this is encoded by the coding sequence ATGAATTCTTGGTGTAAAAATTTAGAATTACTTATAAAATCAAGAACTTCATTAATATGGATAAGGACTAAAGAAGAGGAAAGATTAGAAAAGTTAATTAATTTTTCTTGTGAAAGATTAAATATAAAAAGATTCGTTTGCTGGGATTGTGTAAACGGTATTAAAGGATTAGTTAATGAAGATGGAAAATTTTCTAACAACCCCCTAGGAGTACTTGACTGGCTGAGAAGGCAAAGTCCTGAAGTTTCAACAGTTTTATTAGTAAAGGATTTTCATAAATTTTATGATGATCCATCCATTAATAGAACTATTAAAGAACTATCTTCAGAGCTTAAGCAAACTAGTCATAATTTAATTATTAGTTCCCATCTCTTTCCATCATCAGAAGATCTGGATGAATTGATGACAATAATCAACTTACCTTTACCTGATCAAAAAGAACTGAAAAATCTAATAAAAAAAATTGCTATTAATACCAATTCAGATCTTGAGGAACAAGACTTGAACGAACTTTCTATAGCTTCAAGTGGATTAACCGAAATAAAAGTAAAGCAAGTCACTGCTAAGGCTCTTGCTCAAAGAGGAAAAATAAGTAAAAAGGATATTAAAGATATTCTTGAAGAAAAAAAACAAGTTATCGCCCGAAGTGAAATTTTAGAATTCTTTGAAGCCAAGTCAAGTCAAGATGATATTGGTGGTTTAAATGTTTTAAAAGTTTGGCTTAATCAAAGATTTAGGGCTTTTTCTAAGGAAGCAAGAGACTATGGACTACCAATTCCTAAGGGAGTCTTGCTTGTTGGAGCTCAAGGAACAGGGAAATCACTTACTGCAAAATCAATTTCCAAAAGTTGGTCGATGCCACTTCTTAGGTTAGATGTAGGAAGACTATTTTCTAGTCTTGTTGGTTCAAGTGAGGCAAGAACAAGAGAAACAATATCAAGAGCTGAGGCCATGTCTCCCTGCATCCTTTGGATCGATGAGATTGATAAAGGTTTTGGTGGCGATGCCAGAAGTGATGGAGGGACAAGTCAGAGGGTTTTAGCAAGTTTATTAACTTGGATGGCCGAAAAAGAATCCGCTGTATTCGTAATTGCTACTGCTAATGCTATAGATAAGCTTCCTGCTGAATTATTAAGGAAAGGTAGATTTGATGAAATATTTTTTCTTGATTTGCCAAATTCAAAAGAAAGATTAAGCATCCTTGATTTGCACTTAAAAAAAAGAAGGCCAAGTTACAATTTCCCTCTCTCTACGATTGTGGACAGAACAGATGGATTCTCTGGCGCAGAACTTGAACAAGCTGTTATAGAGGGGATGCACATTTCATTCTCTGAAAATAGAGAGCTTATGGAAAAAGATTTAATAAAGGCAGTTTCTGAATTAGTGCCCTTATCCAGAACGGCTAAAGAGCAAATTGATCTACTAAAAGAATGGTCATCTACAGGGAGGGCTCGTTCAGCATCATAA
- the serS gene encoding serine--tRNA ligase, which yields MLDQKLIRENPTSVEENLSSRGKVYNISEIHKLTVQKKEIDIEISCLQSESKKLSKLIGQVIGKSKKTTSQEINDLKKRGNEYRIKISELEEKQRILDKKVDDEINNLPNFPSKDAPIGKDESDNVQIKTWGDPLIKESLKSHWEIGESLNLFDTIKSTKISKSRFITLIGNGARLERALINFMLDMHTKNGYLELMPPALVNSESLKGSGQLPKFSNESFKCSNDDLWLSPTAEVPITAFHRNELIDPKQLPIKYVAYSPCFRREAGSYGRDTKGLIRLHQFNKVELYWFCDPSNSLEAHKKITLDAESILQKLNLPYRLVDICTGDLGFSSSRTFDLEVWLPSSKSYREISSCSNCLDFQARRSSIRTKIDKKNTYIHTLNGSGLAIGRTMAAILENGQQPDGSVKVPNALVPYFGSNFIKTA from the coding sequence GTGTTAGATCAAAAATTAATAAGAGAAAATCCAACTTCTGTTGAGGAGAATTTATCCTCAAGAGGAAAGGTGTATAACATTTCAGAGATTCACAAATTAACAGTCCAAAAAAAAGAAATTGATATAGAAATATCGTGCCTTCAATCCGAGAGTAAAAAATTAAGCAAATTAATCGGACAAGTTATTGGGAAATCAAAAAAAACTACTTCACAAGAAATAAATGATTTAAAGAAAAGAGGAAATGAATACAGAATCAAAATTTCTGAACTCGAAGAAAAGCAAAGAATATTGGATAAAAAAGTAGATGATGAGATTAATAATTTGCCAAATTTTCCTAGTAAAGATGCCCCTATTGGAAAAGATGAAAGTGATAATGTGCAAATAAAAACTTGGGGAGATCCTTTAATAAAAGAGAGTCTTAAATCTCACTGGGAAATTGGAGAAAGTCTTAATCTTTTTGACACTATAAAATCAACAAAAATTTCAAAAAGTCGTTTTATTACCCTTATTGGAAATGGCGCCAGGTTAGAGAGAGCCTTAATAAATTTTATGCTCGATATGCATACAAAAAATGGTTATTTAGAATTAATGCCCCCAGCTTTAGTAAATTCTGAAAGCCTTAAGGGTTCTGGACAATTACCAAAATTCTCAAATGAAAGTTTTAAGTGTTCAAATGACGATTTATGGCTTTCTCCAACAGCTGAAGTTCCCATAACTGCTTTTCATAGAAATGAGCTTATTGATCCAAAGCAATTGCCTATTAAGTATGTTGCATATAGCCCATGTTTCAGGAGAGAAGCTGGAAGTTATGGGAGGGATACTAAAGGATTAATTAGACTCCATCAATTTAATAAGGTGGAACTTTATTGGTTTTGCGATCCAAGTAATTCTTTAGAGGCTCATAAAAAGATCACTCTTGATGCAGAAAGCATTTTACAAAAGCTCAACCTACCCTATAGGTTAGTAGATATTTGTACTGGAGACTTAGGTTTTTCATCTAGTAGAACGTTTGATCTTGAAGTCTGGCTTCCAAGTAGTAAAAGTTATAGAGAAATTTCAAGTTGCAGCAATTGTCTAGACTTTCAAGCTCGCAGATCATCCATAAGGACAAAAATTGATAAAAAGAATACGTATATACATACCTTAAATGGAAGTGGCCTAGCAATTGGAAGAACCATGGCTGCTATTCTTGAAAACGGTCAACAACCAGATGGAAGTGTTAAGGTTCCAAATGCTCTAGTTCCATATTTTGGTTCAAATTTCATAAAAACTGCTTAG